CTTCTTTCCGCTCTCGGCCTTCAGTCCCACGGCCTTTCGGCATCGGCGGAGCCCGCCGAGCCCGAGCCTGGCGCGATGGCCCAGCTTGTGCAGATGCTCGTGGAGCAGAAGACACTGACTCCCGCGCAGGGCGAATTGCTGCTCCGGGCCGCCGCCGCCGAAAAGGCCGCGCAGGCCGCTCCGGCTCCCGCGGCCGCCACGGCGGAGTCCGTTCCTGAAAAAGTTCCCGGCCGCATGAGCGTGCGCTACCTGCCCGCGACGGCGAAGGCGCAGTTGCGCGAGGAGATCAAGCAGGAGGTCATGGCCCAGGCCCGCGAGGAGAACTGGGCCGCGCCCCGCGCCTTCCCCGAGTGGACCTCCCGTTTCCGCCCCTTCGGCGACGCGCGCCTGCGCTTCGAGACGATCGGTTTCCCCGATGACAACGACCCCACCGGCCAGGTCGATTTCAACAGCATCAATCAGGGTTCGCCCTTTGAGGCCAACCTCGTCAACGGGTATCCGGCGCTGCACAACACCCACGCCGACCGCAATCGCCTGCGCCTGCGCGCCCGCCTCGGCGCCGAGGTCGATCTGGAGGAAAACTTTTCCCTCGGCGCCCGCATCGCCACCGGCTCGGACAACTCGCCGGTCTCCACCAACCAGACCCTCGGCGCCGACGGTTTCGGCTCCAAATACGCCCTCTGGCTCGACCGGGTTTTCTTCAAGTACGAGGTGCCCGGGCTCGGCGGCAAGGCGCTCACCCTCCTCGCCGGCCGCTTCGACAATCCCTTCTTCTCGACCGATCTGATCTGGGACGACGACCTCGGCTTCGATGGCCTCGCCGCCACCTACCGGCATGACAGGATCGGCCGTGTCCGCCCCTTCCTGACCGCGGGCGCGTTCCCCGTCTATAACACCAGCCTCAATCTCTCCACCCGCCAGCCCGGGAAGTTCAAAAGCGACGACCGGTGGCTCTACGGCGTGCAACTCGGCGCGGACATCGAGCTGGCCGAAAAGCTGAACCTCAAGTTGGGCGTCGCCTGGTACGACTACACCAACATCGCGGGAAAACTCTCCCGCCCGCTGACCGACTCCACCCTGCCGGGCGACACCGATTCGCGCCGCCCCGCCTTCGCGCAAAAGGGCAACACCTACATGAAGCTGCGCGACAACCAGTATCTGCCCACCGATCCGGCCTTCAACCGCTACGACTATCAGTATTACGGCTTGGCCACCCCGTTCAGCGAACTGGCTCTCACGGCCAAACTCGACATCAAGCATTTTGCTCCCTTCCACCTCTCGGTCGACGCCGAGTTCGTCAAAAACCTCGCCTACGACGAGGGACGCATCAACCGCCACGGCGCCCAGAATAACATCAAGCCGCTTCCGTCCAACGACGTGGACAGTGGCGATCTCGGCTGGCTCGTGCGCCTGAACCTCGGCGACCCCGTCTTGGAGAAACGCTGGGACTGGCAGGTGAATGTCGGCTACCGCTACCTCGAGGCCGACGCGGTGGTGGACGGTTTTGCCGATTCCGACTTCGGCCTCGGGGGCACCAATCTCGAAGGCTACTTCCTGGGCGGCAGCCTCGCCCTGTCCAAGCGCGTCTGGACCCGCCTGCGCTGGATGAGCGCC
This genomic stretch from Termitidicoccus mucosus harbors:
- a CDS encoding putative porin, whose protein sequence is MNTDSTRPAATRFRPFFQNVKLLALLSALGLQSHGLSASAEPAEPEPGAMAQLVQMLVEQKTLTPAQGELLLRAAAAEKAAQAAPAPAAATAESVPEKVPGRMSVRYLPATAKAQLREEIKQEVMAQAREENWAAPRAFPEWTSRFRPFGDARLRFETIGFPDDNDPTGQVDFNSINQGSPFEANLVNGYPALHNTHADRNRLRLRARLGAEVDLEENFSLGARIATGSDNSPVSTNQTLGADGFGSKYALWLDRVFFKYEVPGLGGKALTLLAGRFDNPFFSTDLIWDDDLGFDGLAATYRHDRIGRVRPFLTAGAFPVYNTSLNLSTRQPGKFKSDDRWLYGVQLGADIELAEKLNLKLGVAWYDYTNIAGKLSRPLTDSTLPGDTDSRRPAFAQKGNTYMKLRDNQYLPTDPAFNRYDYQYYGLATPFSELALTAKLDIKHFAPFHLSVDAEFVKNLAYDEGRINRHGAQNNIKPLPSNDVDSGDLGWLVRLNLGDPVLEKRWDWQVNVGYRYLEADAVVDGFADSDFGLGGTNLEGYFLGGSLALSKRVWTRLRWMSADNIGGSPYSVDVFQFDLNARF